The DNA segment CCATGTACCGCGTGGAGCACAAGGGGCTGGAGGCGATTCCAGAGGAAGGTCCGGCCGTGCTGGTATGCAACCACGTGTCCTTCGTCGACGCGCTGCTGATCGGCGGTGCGGTGCGGCGGCCGGTGCGCTTCGTCATGTACTACAAGATCTACCAGCTGCCGGTGCTGAACTTCATCTTCCGCACCGCCGGCACCGTGCCCATCGCGGCGCGCCACGAGGACCTGCTGGTCTACGATGCAGCCTTCAAGAGAATCGCCGAATACCTGCGCAATGGCGAAGTGGTGTGCATCTTCCCCGAGGGCAAGCTGACCGGCGACGGTGAGCTGAACGAGTTCAAGAGCGGTATAGAACGCATCCTCGAGGAGAACCCGGTGCCGGTGATCCCCATGGCGCTGCAAGGGTTGTGGGGCAGCTTCTTCAGCCGTGATCCGGCCAAGGGCTTCTTCAAGCGCTTCTGGTCGCGCATCCACCTGGTGGCGGGGGCGCCGGTATCGCCTGAGCTGGCCGACCGCCAAAGCTTGCAGTTGCAGGTGGCCGAACTGCGGGGCCATGTCCGCTGAATCAGGCGTTCAGCCATCGCGCTGAAGCCACGGTAGGAGCGAGCTCTGCTCGCGAAGGGGGCGGGTTCGCGAGCAGAGCTCGCTCCTACGAGGGATACCGGCCTCAGATAATCAACTTCTTGATGATGCAAAACCCAAAACGCCGCCCTCCTGCTGAAGGACAAGCGGCGTTTTTTTGATTATCCGGTGGGCTGCTTCATTGCGGGGTTCAGTGGCTGAGCTTGAGGCCGATCAGGCCGCTGACTATCAGGGCGACGCTGAGCAGACGCACCAGCGCCATGGATTCGCCGAACAGGATGACGCCGGCGATGACGGTGCCGACGGCGCCGACGCCGGTCCAGATTGCGTAAGCGGTGCCGAGCGGCAGCTCCTTCATGGCGAGGCCCAGCAGGCCCAGGCTGATGAGCATGGCAATGACGGTGAGGGCGGTGGGCAGCGGTTTGCTGAAGCCGTCGGTGTATTTCAGGCCGACTGCCCAGCCCACCTCGAACAGGCCGGCGAAGAAGAGAATGATCCAGGACATAGTGACCTCCAGAGGACGACAGATTGAGATGGGGCCGTCCCCGGTGATCACTCGCAGAGTGGTAAGGCCGTCCTTACGCTGCGCAATATTTTGCACAACCTGACTGCCTGGGCAAGTCCGCCGGGATCGACGGACCTGCCCAGGCAGGAGAACGCCGGTCGGGACCGGCGCGGCAGGGTCAGACGCCCTGCGGAATTTCTTCGCCGCCGAGGGCTTCGAAGAGCTGCGGGATGAACTCGACCAGGGTCAGCATCATCAAGGTGAAGCTGGCATCGAGCTGGCTGAGGGAGTCGTCGCCGCCATCCTGTTCGGCCTTCTCCTGCAGCAGGTCTTCGAAGCGCAGGCGCTTGATCACCAGCTTGTCGTCGAGGATGAAGGACAGCTTGTCCTGCCAGGCCAGGGACAGCTGCGTCACCAGCTTGCCGGAAGTCAGGTGCAGCTGGATCTCGTCGCTGGTCAGGTCCTGGCGCTTGCAGCGCACTACGCCGCCATCTTCGTCGGTGTCGCGCAGTTCGCACTCGTCGAGCACGTAGAAGTCGGTGGCCGCTTGCTGGGTCTTGACCCACTCGGTGAGGGTGGCGGTGGGGGCGATCTTCACCGAAACCGGGCGGACCGGCAGCGAACCGATGGCTTCACGCAGGGTAGAGAGCAGGTCTTCGGCGCGTTTCGGGCTGGACGCGTCGACCAGGATCAGGCCCTGGGCCGGCGCGATGGCGGCGAAGGTCGCGGACTTGCGGATGAACGCGCGCGGCAGGAAGGTCTGGACGATTTCGTCCTTGAGCTGGTCGCGCTCCTTCTTGTAGACCTTGCGCATCTGCTCGGCTTCGATCTCGTCGACCTTTTCCTTCAGGGCGTCACGCACCACGCTGCCGGGAAGAATGCGTTCTTCCTTGCGCGCGGCGACCAGGAAGAAACCTTCGCTGACGTGGACCAGCGGCGCATCCGCGCCCTTGCCGAAGGGCGCCACGAAACCGTAGGTGGTCAGCTCCTGGCTGGCACAGGGGCGGGCGGGTTTGGTGGCCAGAGCGGCTTCCAGCGCCTCGGCATCGATATTCAGATCCTGGGTGAGGCGATAGACAAGCAGGTTGCGAAACCACATAAGGGAAAACCTCCGGACACAAAGCGCGCATTATTCTCATCGGGAGGCGTCGGGCTCAACCCTGAGCTAAGCCTTTGGAAGGCATGAGGAATTTTTTTTGAATGGGGACTTGCCAGGGTCCGGATACCTCTCTAGAATGCGCCCCACTTCGAGAGTGAAGGGTGATTAGCTCAGCCGGGAGAGCATCTGCCTTACAAGCAGAGGGTCGGCGGTTCGATCCCGTCATCACCCACCATCTCGCAGTTACGCGCAGCGGTAGTTCAGTCGGTTAGAATACCGGCCTGTCACGCCGGGGGTCGCGGGTTCGAGTCCCGTCCGCTGCGCCATATTCAAAAGCCCTCAGGTAGTAATGCCTGAGGGCTTTTAATTTAGATGCGGTCCCTTAGGGGTTGCATTTGGGGTGATTAGCTCAGCCGGGAGAGCATCTGCCTTACAAGCAGAGGGTCGGCGGTTCGATCCCGTCATCACCCACCATTTTCGCGGTTTCGCGCAGCGGTAGTTCAGTCGGTTAGAATACCGGCCTGTCACGCCGGGGGTCGCGGGTTCGAGTCCCGTCCGCTGCGCCACTTTGAAAGCCCTCAGGTAGCAATGCCTGGGGGCTTTTTCTTGCTTGCTCGAAATGTCTTACAAACCCGACAGCAATGCCTACGAGATGCGGGGCAAGTCGCTGAACTAATTGCCAAGCCTCTGTTCTTATTGCCCATAGCCACTTCTCGCGGCGGCCTGATAAGCTCGCCGCTCCATCGTATTGCCATCACGGCGACAGACAAGGATTCAGCATGAAACAACATCGGTTGGCAGCCGCTGTGGCCCTGGTGGGCCTGGTTCTTGCTGGCTGCGATTCGCAGACCAGCGTTGAACTGAAGACTCCGGCCCAGAAAGCCTCTTACGGTATCGGCCTGAACATGGGCAAGAGCCTGGCACAGGAAGGCATGGACGACCTCGATCCCAAGGCCGTCGCCCAGGGTATCGAAGACGCCATCGGCAAGAAGGAGCAGCGCCTGAAAGACGAAGAGCTGGTTGAAGCCTTCGCCTTCCTGCAGAAGCGTGCCGAAGAGCGCATGACTGCTCTGAACGCCGAAAACGCCAAGGCTGGCAAGAAATTCCTCGAAGACAACGGCAAGCGTGACGGCGTGGTGACCACCGCCTCCGGTCTGCAGTACGAAATCGTGAAGAAGGCCGACGGCGCGCAGCCCAAGGCGACCGATGTGGTGACCGTTCACTACGAAGGCAAGCTGACCGATGGCACCGTATTCGACAGCTCCGTCCAGCGCGGAAGCCCCATTGACCTGCCGGTCAATGGCGTGATCCCGGGTTGGGTAGAAGGCCTGCAACTGATGCACGTAGGTGAGAAGGTCAAGCTCTTCATCCCGAGCGAACTGGCCTACGGCGAACAAAGCCCGAGCCCGGCCATTCCGGCCAATTCGGTGCTGGTGTTCGACCTTGAGCTGCTTGGCATCAAGGACCCGACCGCTGCCGACAAGCAGTAATCGGCAACTGTTCGTGTAAACGCCCCGTCTCGACGGGGCGTTTTCGTTTCCGCTTGCAGTCCCATCCGAACCGGAAACCGACCTTCTGGTCACAACGGGAGTGGTGCGGCGATAAAGTGTTACGGTTATGCACATGACCCGGTAACCACGGCTGCATCGGCTGCGACCCACAGCCGCATTGCGGACCGCCTGGTCAAATGCTTGATTTTGCTGGTCTTTTGGCGGTGGGCAAAATTTGCCCGATCTGACGGGAGGCCGCATGAGGTGGGCCTTTTCCTGAGTCTGTGGAAAACTGTTCACAAGGTTATCCACAGATTCCGTGGATAACCGCACGAGGCCCTCTAGGCCAAGCTTCTGCCGAGGAGTACCGATGAAAGCCCCTTGGAATTTCCAGCGTTACCTGACCCTGGCGCAGCGCTTCCTCGCCGGTGGGCGATTGCCATCGCTGCTGCTGGCGGTATCCCGCAAGAGTACGAGCCAGAGCGGCCGGCTCGGTGCGGTAAAGGACGACCTGCGACTGTTACTGTCCCTCGCCAACGCCTGGTTGCGTGGCGAGTACCGCCAGATCAACCCCAAGGCCTTCCTTGCCGTGGTGGGGGCCCTGCTCTATTTCGTCACGCCGCTCGATGCCCTGCCGGACTGGCTGGTGGGGATGGGGTTCGTCGACGATCTCGCGGTGCTGGCCTGGGTGCTCAAGACCTGGGGCGGTGAACTGGACGCGTTCCGTGCCTGGAGAGCGGCGCAGACGCCGGAGGTTCGTGCTGCGCTGGAGCGACTGCCAGCACCGGATGGTCAATGATCCTGGGCGTCGGCTCGATGCTGCTCACCCTGCAGTAACCGCTCCACCTCACCGCTATCCCGCAGGTTTTGCAGTGCGGCATCCAGGCGCTCGGCCGATACCGGCAACTGGTTGCCATAAGCGCAGTGGAGGCGATAGCGCTCCACCACCCAGGGGCTGAACAGCAGCGGGGCCTCCGGGCGGCGGGCCAGTTCGTAGGCGAGGGCACGGCGCATGTCGATAATGGCGTCGAGCCGCTTGCGGCTGAGCAGGTTCAAGCTCATGTCCCTGTCGCGCATATCCTTGCGCTCGACATCACGATTCGCGAAGGCTTCCATCAGCGGCACGCTGTACGCGTAGCCCAGGTAGGTGCCCAGTACCTTGCCCTTGAGGTCGGACAAGCTGGTGATGGCCGGGCTGTCGCGGTGCTGGAGGAGGACGTCTTCCTCCTCCAGCAGTGGCGGTGACCAGTGATAGGCCGTGGCGTCCACCATCCATTCGGGGTTCGCGTTGCAGATGAGGTGGATGCGTCCGCTTTTCAGGGACGCTTCAATGCGCTTGTTGGGCGTTTCGACGAAGTTCACTGGAACCGCCAGGTCCTGGCCGATACGCTCGCCAAGACGCTGGATGAAACCGCCGAGCAAAACGTGGTCGCTCACTTCCACATAGGGCATGCCATCAGCGGGGCCGAAGCCCCAGCGCAGCGCTTCGGCTGATAGCAGGCCGGGCCAGAGTGCGGCGAGCAACCAGAAAACCACATGAAAATGCCGTGTCACGAGCCTTCCCCCGCCTGGTGGACGCAGTATAGTTCACCCTTTGCGGGCGCACGGCCTGATAAGATGGCCGCCTGCACGGAGGTGCTGAAGCAGTCGGCACTGCGTTCCACGGGGAGCTTCAATGAGTGTGCAAGTGATCATGCGTGACGGCCAGGCGGAGTACGCGGTACTGCCTTGGGCCGAATACCAGGCGCTGTTGCGCGCCGCTGGCCAGGCCACTGCGGAGCCAGCCGCCGAAGCCGCCAGAACGGCGCTGGGGCAGTTGAAGTCGCTGCGCGAATCCCAGGGGCAGAGCCAGGAGCAACTGGCCCGCGCAGTCGGTATCAGCCCGCACTACCTCGGTTTGATCGAAAGCGGCGAGCGTAAACCCGATGAAGCCATCAAGCGCGCCCTTGCGCGCGCACTCGGGGTGTCCGGTTGGGAGTCCGGATCTTGAGCCTGCGTATCAGCCGCCAGCATTGGCAAGCCTTGTTGAATGAGCTGGAAGACGCCCGTCGCCAGCGGCATCTGCTGACCTATCGGGCGCTGATCGAACGCCTGCAATTGCCATCCCCGGCCATGCAAACCCTCACCGCCGCCCTGGAGCACCTCGCCGCCCTCGATGCCCGCGCCGAGCGTCCGTTGCGCAGTTCCCTGGTGATCAGCCAGGGCGCCAGCCGCCTGCCGCGTACCGGTTTCTTTGAGTGCGTCGAGCGCCTGGGCCGTTTTGCCGGACCGCCGGATGGCATCGCCGCCGCGTCCTGGCACGCCTCGGAAGTGGTGCGAGTCTTCGAGTTCAGTTATCCCGAGGAGCAGTGATGCTCTGGACGCTGCGTGCGCGAATCGGTTACCTGGTGGCGCGTTGGCTCATGCGTTTTCCCGTGCTCGTGGCGCAACCCCGCGCCTGGCAGTGGATGCAGGGCCAATATGCGCGCATGTCGGCCTTGGGCGACTTGTCGGCGCAAAGCTTCTACGGCCACCTGCTGCTGCACCGCGGCCATGGCTTCGGCGCGCGGGAGGAGGGTATTCGTCTGCTACGCCTTGCGGCCCGGGGCGGTGACGGCAAGTCCGCTTATCAATTGGGCGTGCTGAGTCTGGACGGCGATGCCCGCCAGGCGCCGGATGCTGCAGAGGCCGCACGCTGGTGGTGCCTGGCTGCCGATGCCGGCCACCCTCTGGCCGCGCGCAAACTGGCCGAGCTTTACCGAGACGGTGGCCCGGGTCTGGCACCGGATGGCGAGGCCGCCGACCGTGCGGCGCGTCGTGCCGACGAGCTTGGTCTCTGAGCTGCGGTGAGCAGCATTTCACCGGCCTGTTCCTGAACACGCGTCAAACCACTTCGAGGATGTGCAGGCTGTAGCCGGGCACGGCCTTGGCGTGGCGCTTGGCTTCCGAAGCGAGGCTGGCCAGTTGCGAGGCATCCAGTCTGCCGCAGTCTTCCGGTTTGAGAGGTACCACGCCAATGGACAGAGACAGCAGCGGAAACTCTTCGCGCTGACCGTGGCGGTTGTGGGCGACGAAGCAGCCCGCCTGCAGGTGGTCGTTGCGGTAGAAGCGCCGACACTGCCCCTGGAAGTCTTCCAGCAGTTGATTGAGGCGTATGCGCCAGTCTTCCGACCCCAGTACCAGCATGAAGTCGTCGCCGCCGATATGGCCGACGAAATCCCGCGCCGGGTCCACCCGCTCACCCAGGCATTGCGCCAGGCAGAGCAGGACCTCGTCACCCTTGGCGTAGCCATAGAGGTCGTTGAAGGGTTTGAAACTATCGATGTCCACATAGCAGATCACCGACTGGCGACGCTGCTGCAGCAGGCGGGTCAGGCACTGCTGGATAGGCACGTTACCTGGCAGCAGGGTCAGCGGGTTGGCATGGCGCGCTTGCTGGATCTTCAGTTCGGTAATCAGCTTGAGCACGTCGATCACACGTCCCAGGCCCCGGTAGCGGCCATCGAGAATGATGATGAAGTCCTCTTCGATACGTTGCCGTGCACGGCTGGTGATCAGGCGGCTCACCTGTTGCA comes from the Pseudomonas sp. TCU-HL1 genome and includes:
- the sugE gene encoding quaternary ammonium compound efflux SMR transporter SugE; translated protein: MSWIILFFAGLFEVGWAVGLKYTDGFSKPLPTALTVIAMLISLGLLGLAMKELPLGTAYAIWTGVGAVGTVIAGVILFGESMALVRLLSVALIVSGLIGLKLSH
- the rdgC gene encoding recombination-associated protein RdgC, translated to MWFRNLLVYRLTQDLNIDAEALEAALATKPARPCASQELTTYGFVAPFGKGADAPLVHVSEGFFLVAARKEERILPGSVVRDALKEKVDEIEAEQMRKVYKKERDQLKDEIVQTFLPRAFIRKSATFAAIAPAQGLILVDASSPKRAEDLLSTLREAIGSLPVRPVSVKIAPTATLTEWVKTQQAATDFYVLDECELRDTDEDGGVVRCKRQDLTSDEIQLHLTSGKLVTQLSLAWQDKLSFILDDKLVIKRLRFEDLLQEKAEQDGGDDSLSQLDASFTLMMLTLVEFIPQLFEALGGEEIPQGV
- a CDS encoding helix-turn-helix transcriptional regulator, yielding MSVQVIMRDGQAEYAVLPWAEYQALLRAAGQATAEPAAEAARTALGQLKSLRESQGQSQEQLARAVGISPHYLGLIESGERKPDEAIKRALARALGVSGWESGS
- a CDS encoding FKBP-type peptidyl-prolyl cis-trans isomerase: MKQHRLAAAVALVGLVLAGCDSQTSVELKTPAQKASYGIGLNMGKSLAQEGMDDLDPKAVAQGIEDAIGKKEQRLKDEELVEAFAFLQKRAEERMTALNAENAKAGKKFLEDNGKRDGVVTTASGLQYEIVKKADGAQPKATDVVTVHYEGKLTDGTVFDSSVQRGSPIDLPVNGVIPGWVEGLQLMHVGEKVKLFIPSELAYGEQSPSPAIPANSVLVFDLELLGIKDPTAADKQ
- a CDS encoding YkvA family protein, whose product is MKAPWNFQRYLTLAQRFLAGGRLPSLLLAVSRKSTSQSGRLGAVKDDLRLLLSLANAWLRGEYRQINPKAFLAVVGALLYFVTPLDALPDWLVGMGFVDDLAVLAWVLKTWGGELDAFRAWRAAQTPEVRAALERLPAPDGQ
- a CDS encoding sel1 repeat family protein, with protein sequence MLWTLRARIGYLVARWLMRFPVLVAQPRAWQWMQGQYARMSALGDLSAQSFYGHLLLHRGHGFGAREEGIRLLRLAARGGDGKSAYQLGVLSLDGDARQAPDAAEAARWWCLAADAGHPLAARKLAELYRDGGPGLAPDGEAADRAARRADELGL
- a CDS encoding substrate-binding periplasmic protein, with translation MTRHFHVVFWLLAALWPGLLSAEALRWGFGPADGMPYVEVSDHVLLGGFIQRLGERIGQDLAVPVNFVETPNKRIEASLKSGRIHLICNANPEWMVDATAYHWSPPLLEEEDVLLQHRDSPAITSLSDLKGKVLGTYLGYAYSVPLMEAFANRDVERKDMRDRDMSLNLLSRKRLDAIIDMRRALAYELARRPEAPLLFSPWVVERYRLHCAYGNQLPVSAERLDAALQNLRDSGEVERLLQGEQHRADAQDH